CAGAACAAGCTCGCGGTGGCGATCGGCGTGCCCCCGAGGCGCATCAACGAGATCGTGCACGGAAAGCGTGCGATCACTGCCGACACCGCCCTGCGCCTGGGCCGGTACTTCGCGATGGACCCGCAATTCTGGCTCAACCTGCAGACGCGGTACGAGCTTGAGGTCGCGCAGAGCCGCGTCGCTGATCAGGTTGCCGCGATCGCGCCCCTGCGGACCGCGTGACAGGCGGCACGAGCGTCGTTGAACAGAACGAGGCACGGGTTCGATGAGCGACTTCGTGGTCGATGGGCAGAGCGCACGTGCGACAACTGCTGAAGCGGCCGTCGACATCAACACGGCTTCGCCGTCGGATGCTCGTGGTCTGGCAAGCGTGATGGCTGCTCGCGGCGGTA
The window above is part of the Pseudactinotalea sp. HY158 genome. Proteins encoded here:
- a CDS encoding HigA family addiction module antitoxin; translated protein: MSEKLYPPIHPGEVLMEDFIEGFGITQNKLAVAIGVPPRRINEIVHGKRAITADTALRLGRYFAMDPQFWLNLQTRYELEVAQSRVADQVAAIAPLRTA